A window of Paenibacillus phoenicis genomic DNA:
TACGGCCAATACGCAGATGCGCAGCATCGTGGCTACGATCCAGCAGGAGCAGAACCGGATCATCCGGCATGATCAAGGCCGGTTGCTGATCGTGCAAGGCGCCGCCGGCAGCGGGAAAACGTCCGCGGCGTTGCAGCGGATCGCGTATTTGCTGTACAAATACCGCGAACGGATGACGGCCGATCAGATCGTGTTATTTTCACCCAATGCGATGTTTCAGACTTACGTATCCGGCGTGCTTCCCGAGCTTGGAGAGGAAAATATGCAGCAGGTGACGTTCCAGGAATACCTGGATCACCGGCTTAGCAAGATGTTCGAGGTCGAGGATGCTTACGCGCAGTTGGAATACGTGCTGACGGCGAAGGAGGATCCGGATTACCAGGCGCGATTGGCCGCAATCCGGTTGAAGGCGTCGGTGTCTTTCTTCGAGGCGATTCAGGCTTACCGGTCGTCCTTGGAGCAAGGCGGCATGAAGTTCCAGCCGATCCAATTCCGCGGGGAGACCTTGGTGTCGGCGGAAGAAATGGCAGAGCGTTTTTACGGCGGGGAGGAGTCCCTGAGAATGTCCGGGCGGATCGAACGGCTGACGACATGGCTGAATGAACGTATAGGCGAGATCGAGAAGCAGGAGCGCCGCAAGCCCTGGGTGCAGGACGCGATTGAGCTGCTCAGTAACGAACAATACGAACGGGCCTATGAGCGGATTCGGAAAAAATACGGCTTAACCGAGGATTCCGACGAGGAGATCGATGGCGAACGCTTGGCGAGGGAGCTTGCACGTATGGTCGTGCGCAGAAAGCTGAAGCCGATCCGAGAACAGATCCGGGAACTGCGGTTTATCGATCTGACCGGGGTGTATAAGCAGCTCTTTGAAGATCCAACTCATTCCGGTGCTTGGCTGGAGACGGAGACGCCGGAGGTTCGAGATGCCTGGTCGGAGATCTGCCGCATCACAGTTCAGAGCCTCGATAAGGGCAAGTTGTTTTATGAGGATACGACACCATTTTTGCTACTGCATGAACTGATTCTTGGGTTCCAGGCGAACGTATCCATCCGCCATGTCTTGATTGATGAGGCCCAGGATTACTCCCTGCTTCAGTTTGAGTTTATCAAAAGACTGTTTCCGGCCGCGAAACTGACGGTACTCGGCGATTTTCATCAGGCGATCTTTGCTCATGCCGCTGAAACGGCGGATTTCCAGGGATTGCTGCGTCTCTATGGACCAGAGCAAACGGAGACGATCCAGTTGCGGCGAAGCTATCGGTCGACCCGGCCGATCGTCGAGTTTACGCGGAGCTTAATCCCCGGCGGCGAACACATTGAACCGTTTGACCGAAACGGAGAGCTGCCGGTGCTGACGCAGGTGGCTGATTCGGATGAGTTGCACCGGCGTATTGAAGCCAGAGTCGCTGAATTGAAAGAGCAAGGGGCAGCTACGATCGCGATCATCTGCCGGTCGGCAGCGGAGAGTGCAGCCGCTTATGAGGACTTGCGGGGAGACCGAATCGCCGAGCTCAAGCTGGTCACCCGTGATTCAGTCGAATACAAGCAAGGCGTGGTGGTCATCCCTGCTTATTTAGCCAAAGGCATCGAGTTCGACGCGGTGATCCTTTACGATGCTTCGGCAAGCTGTTATGGAGAGGAAAACGTGCGGAGATTGTTTTATACGGCGTGCACCCGGGCAATGCATCATTTGCAGTTGTTTAGTGTAGGTGCAGCAAGTCCGTTTATGGAGCCGGCGATTACCCAGGGGCTTGTGTTGGTTGAGCAGTAAGGCGGGAGAAGCCAAGGATGAATTAGGCGTGATCCCATTGACATCTCGTTATAGGAGGAATATATTGGAAGTAGTAAGTAGTAAGTAGTAAGTAGTAAGTGAATGGTCAAATCTCGGAACTTTGAAATGTGGTTCGTGTTGGTGGATCTCATCGATTCCTGAACGAGAGGGGAGTTTAGCGATGGCAGAGTCGAAGGAGCTTACTTTGGTCCAGCGTTTCTCGATGATTGCGCTGAATGCACAGCGAAGCAACATGATGACAACCGTGAAGAAAATCTCGCTCCGTGCGATGGCGGCAGCGGTCATCCTGGAGGTGCACTTGGAAGGCGGCATCGCCGCTGCGAATGGCAACATCGAGGATGCACCCGTGCCGGGGAAGGACAATTTGCACGTAGACTTGGCTTACCGGGAATTGATTTTGCAGTCCGTTCGATCAAAAGCGCGTGGACGTCAACTTTCGCTCACGTGGTGGTTGAAGCGAGCCTCTTCGCTGCCTAAGCGAACATTGACTCGTTTTGAGCGTGTCATGGCTAAGACCCTTTTCGATCTGGGCATGTTGGAGGAGATTCCGAATTTGCTCGGGTGTGATATGTTTTACGAGTCGGCAGGCGTTTCGGTGAAAGAATACCGCTGTCCGATTCATGAATATACGAGGATTACAGAGGAGTTTCGGGCAGAGATTCTGGAGGAGGGGCCCATCAGCGACGATGCGGTTTGCCTGTTGTGGCTGCTGCGCGAAAGCGGCTGTTTGCCGGATCTCTTTTCGCGGAATGAGCTGGATCTTGTGGCGTTAAGAATTAACGAGTTGAACGCAAACTCTTCGCTGGCCCAAACCATCTTACCGCTTCAAATCTACCGGGGATGGGAATTAGGAATAAAACATGCTTTGCGGATAAAAAGAAGCTTTATTCGCACGACGGCCGGCACCGGCTTGCTGTTTCTGTTTCCGTTGCTGGATCGCTCGCAAGCGGTTTTTATTGAGACGGAGGCGTGGTTCTCCGACTCCAAGCAACGCCTGGAAGCCGTCAAGAAGCGGCTTGAGGAACAGGGCCATGTATTTACCGTGCTT
This region includes:
- the helD gene encoding RNA polymerase recycling motor HelD → MEKELHQELEREQERLDRVMEVLAESIGELEEDTSRRRKEVVEFRKHFWEDVTVNVDNFDDFLETVISLRQQAEVLSLSQSSHRQASKRRAALLRMQENPYFGRIDFAEEGEPETERVYIGVSSLMDPSGEKFLIYDWRAPISSVYYDYGPGPAQYNTPGGTIRGELKRKWQYLIRRGRIESMFDTSLTIGDEVLQQVLGRTANTQMRSIVATIQQEQNRIIRHDQGRLLIVQGAAGSGKTSAALQRIAYLLYKYRERMTADQIVLFSPNAMFQTYVSGVLPELGEENMQQVTFQEYLDHRLSKMFEVEDAYAQLEYVLTAKEDPDYQARLAAIRLKASVSFFEAIQAYRSSLEQGGMKFQPIQFRGETLVSAEEMAERFYGGEESLRMSGRIERLTTWLNERIGEIEKQERRKPWVQDAIELLSNEQYERAYERIRKKYGLTEDSDEEIDGERLARELARMVVRRKLKPIREQIRELRFIDLTGVYKQLFEDPTHSGAWLETETPEVRDAWSEICRITVQSLDKGKLFYEDTTPFLLLHELILGFQANVSIRHVLIDEAQDYSLLQFEFIKRLFPAAKLTVLGDFHQAIFAHAAETADFQGLLRLYGPEQTETIQLRRSYRSTRPIVEFTRSLIPGGEHIEPFDRNGELPVLTQVADSDELHRRIEARVAELKEQGAATIAIICRSAAESAAAYEDLRGDRIAELKLVTRDSVEYKQGVVVIPAYLAKGIEFDAVILYDASASCYGEENVRRLFYTACTRAMHHLQLFSVGAASPFMEPAITQGLVLVEQ
- a CDS encoding GPP34 family phosphoprotein; protein product: MAESKELTLVQRFSMIALNAQRSNMMTTVKKISLRAMAAAVILEVHLEGGIAAANGNIEDAPVPGKDNLHVDLAYRELILQSVRSKARGRQLSLTWWLKRASSLPKRTLTRFERVMAKTLFDLGMLEEIPNLLGCDMFYESAGVSVKEYRCPIHEYTRITEEFRAEILEEGPISDDAVCLLWLLRESGCLPDLFSRNELDLVALRINELNANSSLAQTILPLQIYRGWELGIKHALRIKRSFIRTTAGTGLLFLFPLLDRSQAVFIETEAWFSDSKQRLEAVKKRLEEQGHVFTVLKDGEIPMIKINNLVYEAVPHFVRVRVPIQGVRLLPKRPI